A genomic segment from bacterium encodes:
- a CDS encoding PLP-dependent cysteine synthase family protein: protein MPTKTAARAATSSLLGQIGDTPLIRLERSSPNPEVAIWAKLELANPSGSLKDRIALHMIERAEERGDLRPGMTIVEATSGNTGIALGMVAAVKGYKLKLFMLENKTIERRKMLRFWGADLVLTTQNDPDSHIYGAQELVADQPGEYFYINQNENEDNVGAHLATTGPEIVSALDGKLDAFVAGYGTGGMLMGVARCCRDQGVGARIVAVEPGGEPRAKIDGLKHSSEDYQPPIYDRTLIDATLEAPEDEAYRTTRDIATREGIIAGLSSGAALWAAQQLAREMNNGNIVVVFGDRGERYFSTRLFD from the coding sequence ATGCCCACCAAGACCGCTGCCCGCGCAGCAACTTCCTCACTTCTCGGCCAGATCGGCGATACGCCTCTCATCCGTCTCGAGCGCTCGAGCCCCAACCCGGAGGTCGCGATCTGGGCCAAGCTCGAGCTCGCCAATCCGAGCGGCTCGCTCAAGGACCGCATCGCGCTCCACATGATCGAGCGCGCCGAAGAGCGCGGCGACCTCAGGCCCGGCATGACCATCGTCGAGGCCACCAGCGGCAACACCGGCATCGCCCTCGGCATGGTGGCGGCGGTCAAGGGCTACAAGCTCAAGCTCTTCATGCTCGAGAACAAAACTATCGAGCGTCGCAAGATGCTGCGGTTCTGGGGCGCCGACCTCGTGCTAACGACCCAGAACGACCCAGACAGCCACATCTACGGCGCCCAGGAGCTGGTCGCCGATCAGCCGGGGGAGTACTTCTACATCAACCAGAACGAGAACGAGGACAACGTCGGCGCCCACCTCGCGACCACCGGCCCGGAGATCGTCTCGGCCCTGGACGGCAAGCTCGACGCCTTCGTCGCCGGTTACGGTACCGGCGGCATGCTGATGGGTGTGGCGCGGTGCTGCCGCGACCAGGGCGTCGGCGCCAGGATCGTCGCGGTCGAGCCGGGCGGTGAGCCCCGCGCCAAGATCGACGGCCTGAAGCACAGCTCCGAGGATTACCAGCCGCCGATCTACGACCGCACGCTCATCGACGCGACCCTCGAGGCTCCCGAAGACGAGGCCTACCGGACCACTCGCGACATCGCCACCCGGGAGGGCATCATCGCCGGCCTGTCGTCCGGCGCGGCGCTCTGGGCGGCCCAGCAGCTCGCCCGGGAGATGAACAACGGCAACATCGTCGTCGTCTTCGGCGACCGCGGCGAGCGCTACTTCTCGACGCGCTTATTCGACTGA
- a CDS encoding IS110 family transposase, translating to MEYLGIEVHSKYSEVCGVSEEGEVTVRRRVPTTETALRRFFGPRERSKVTLESGPVTPWVYRLLCELGHDVTVVNPRRVRLIAESTLKTDGIDAEVLARLSRLDLGLLRPVYQRTREAQELRTRLRVRTSLVKARTSLINAVRGTLRAQGYRVPSCPAKSFVVRYASMGLDSGLSEAIDPLVTTIGELTDRINGLEKQLVAESSSNELLVRLQTVPGVGPLVSLAFLGWMDRPDRFQKSRDVGPCLGLRPSLRSSGGHEIRGRITREGDTEMRRLLVQAAHAALSCRKDSSLKLWGESLVERLGKSKAVVALARKIGVLLHRLWVTGESFRAFPQAV from the coding sequence GTGGAGTATCTTGGCATCGAGGTTCACTCAAAGTACAGCGAGGTGTGTGGTGTATCAGAGGAAGGAGAGGTGACCGTACGCCGGCGAGTACCGACGACGGAGACGGCTCTTCGCCGGTTCTTCGGTCCTCGAGAGCGTTCGAAGGTGACGCTTGAGAGCGGGCCGGTGACGCCCTGGGTGTATCGGTTGCTTTGTGAGCTGGGACACGATGTGACGGTGGTCAATCCGCGTCGCGTGCGGCTGATCGCGGAGTCGACCTTGAAGACGGACGGGATCGATGCGGAGGTATTGGCTCGGTTGAGCCGATTGGATCTGGGTCTGCTGCGCCCGGTGTATCAGCGCACCCGCGAAGCGCAGGAGCTGCGCACTCGGCTTCGGGTGCGCACGAGCCTGGTGAAAGCCAGGACGTCGTTGATCAATGCGGTGCGCGGGACGCTGCGGGCTCAGGGCTACCGAGTTCCGTCGTGCCCGGCCAAGAGCTTCGTCGTGCGCTACGCGTCAATGGGGCTCGACAGTGGGCTCTCGGAAGCGATCGATCCTCTGGTGACGACGATCGGCGAGCTGACGGATCGGATCAACGGCCTCGAGAAGCAGCTGGTGGCCGAGTCGAGCTCGAACGAGCTGTTGGTACGGCTTCAGACGGTCCCGGGAGTGGGTCCGTTGGTGAGCTTGGCCTTTCTGGGTTGGATGGATCGTCCGGATCGGTTCCAAAAGAGTCGAGATGTGGGACCTTGTCTTGGGCTACGGCCTTCGCTTCGAAGCTCGGGAGGGCACGAGATCCGAGGCCGGATCACTCGTGAAGGAGATACGGAGATGCGAAGGCTGCTGGTCCAGGCGGCACACGCCGCGTTGAGCTGCCGCAAGGACTCGTCGCTCAAACTGTGGGGTGAGAGCCTGGTCGAGCGTCTGGGCAAGAGCAAAGCGGTCGTGGCTTTGGCGAGGAAGATCGGCGTGTTGCTGCATCGGTTATGGGTGACGGGCGAGAGCTTCCGGGCGTTCCCGCAAGCGGTGTAG
- a CDS encoding MarR family transcriptional regulator, producing the protein MHSEEATTLFLDLYASIYRLSYRRRNPRSPRPSGEALALLQHLRDSGPLTVTEAARHFDRSQAAISERVQRLIGRGLLESHADQRDRRRHLVWLTERAEELLTVELEVLSRERVERAMEAMSDGDREGLIRSLEGLVCAIGREARDTDTRSE; encoded by the coding sequence ATGCATTCCGAGGAGGCCACCACACTCTTCCTGGATCTCTACGCGTCGATCTACCGCTTGAGCTACCGTCGTCGTAATCCCAGGTCCCCCCGACCGAGCGGAGAGGCGCTGGCTCTGTTGCAGCACCTCCGGGACAGCGGACCGCTGACGGTGACCGAGGCCGCCCGACATTTCGATCGATCACAGGCCGCAATCTCGGAGCGCGTGCAACGGCTGATCGGTCGAGGCCTACTCGAGAGCCATGCCGATCAACGGGATCGCCGACGCCACCTCGTCTGGCTCACCGAGCGGGCGGAGGAGCTGCTCACAGTCGAGCTCGAGGTGCTCAGCCGTGAACGGGTCGAGCGAGCCATGGAGGCGATGAGCGACGGAGACCGCGAAGGACTCATACGCAGCCTCGAGGGGCTGGTGTGCGCCATCGGACGAGAAGCACGAGACACTGACACAAGGAGCGAATGA
- a CDS encoding TIGR02266 family protein, which translates to MPDAAEHAINIGFDDFRTFLKDFSANLALKGMFVETAEPQPPGAEVAFKLSLRDGHPLVEGRGVVAWSRAASGKAETAAMGIRFLDLDPRSERLVRRIVEERTKAGLGLFDLDQEPSAGGDRVCEGDAAGPGTQAAAGGESDAGEIEILRAEIEKLKREQAEERRRWQAELEAAREAEADLNSRLSDSLSRVVTISESRDALVDQLRFTEESHRRDRHRLEELEEERAKLEQAVEEQKSEVARWTEEAVAANTGREALESQKRSLEEEIETERGKAEKSASEAEDAQATLSVEKTARESLEKELLEVRAALEKLEAEAHATETALRESLEQARADLEESSAKAGELERKVEDLRSELGEIQGQSEAFQAETASIRSELERLKSRHDETKVQAAARRKAAARAEKLVERVREEHASLQNDLVEAQTALGEVADLERRLADELEEVRPEIFTPPPPAADSDEFPEAEDTPVPPGLKVRLAGLALRLRGGRGAGGAADQHLQEPAFEDTVPGSEADDVEPAASEGDAR; encoded by the coding sequence TTGCCAGACGCCGCCGAGCACGCCATCAACATCGGGTTCGATGATTTTCGGACCTTTTTGAAGGACTTCTCGGCGAACCTCGCGCTCAAGGGGATGTTCGTCGAGACTGCCGAGCCCCAGCCACCGGGTGCCGAGGTCGCGTTCAAGCTCAGCCTGAGGGACGGTCATCCCCTGGTAGAGGGACGTGGCGTCGTTGCTTGGTCTCGCGCCGCCAGCGGGAAGGCGGAGACCGCTGCCATGGGGATCCGCTTTCTCGATCTCGATCCCAGGAGCGAGCGCCTCGTGCGTCGAATCGTCGAAGAGCGCACCAAGGCCGGTCTGGGGCTTTTCGACCTCGACCAGGAGCCCTCGGCGGGCGGGGATCGGGTCTGCGAGGGGGATGCCGCCGGACCGGGGACGCAGGCGGCCGCCGGCGGCGAAAGCGACGCGGGTGAGATCGAGATCCTGCGCGCCGAGATCGAGAAACTGAAGCGTGAGCAAGCCGAGGAGCGGAGGCGTTGGCAGGCGGAACTCGAGGCGGCTCGGGAAGCAGAGGCCGATCTCAACTCCCGGCTCAGCGACAGCCTTTCCCGCGTGGTGACGATCAGCGAGTCTCGCGACGCGTTGGTGGACCAGCTTCGCTTCACAGAAGAGTCTCACCGGCGGGATCGGCATCGGCTGGAAGAGCTCGAGGAGGAGCGGGCGAAGCTAGAGCAGGCGGTCGAAGAACAGAAGTCTGAGGTCGCCCGCTGGACCGAGGAAGCCGTGGCGGCGAACACCGGACGCGAGGCCCTGGAGTCCCAGAAGAGGTCCCTTGAGGAGGAGATCGAGACCGAGCGCGGAAAGGCCGAGAAGTCTGCCTCGGAAGCCGAAGACGCCCAGGCTACCCTGTCTGTGGAAAAGACCGCCAGAGAGTCGCTGGAGAAGGAGCTGCTCGAGGTCAGAGCGGCGCTCGAGAAGCTCGAGGCGGAGGCGCACGCAACCGAGACCGCGCTGCGAGAGAGTCTCGAGCAGGCCCGCGCGGACCTCGAAGAATCTTCCGCCAAGGCTGGCGAGCTCGAGAGGAAGGTCGAAGACCTGCGCTCGGAGCTCGGCGAGATCCAAGGGCAATCCGAGGCTTTCCAGGCCGAGACGGCGTCGATCCGCTCGGAGCTGGAGCGGCTGAAGAGTCGTCACGACGAGACGAAGGTGCAAGCCGCCGCGAGGCGGAAGGCGGCCGCCCGCGCCGAGAAGCTCGTCGAGCGCGTGCGCGAGGAGCACGCTTCCCTGCAGAACGATCTGGTCGAAGCGCAGACCGCTCTCGGCGAGGTGGCTGATCTTGAGCGGCGCCTCGCAGACGAGCTCGAAGAGGTGCGGCCCGAGATCTTCACTCCCCCGCCTCCAGCGGCGGACTCGGACGAGTTTCCGGAGGCGGAGGACACGCCGGTCCCACCGGGACTCAAGGTGCGCCTAGCCGGTCTGGCGCTAAGGCTGCGCGGAGGTCGGGGGGCCGGAGGGGCCGCGGACCAACACCTCCAGGAGCCGGCCTTTGAGGACACGGTCCCCGGATCCGAGGCCGACGACGTCGAGCCCGCCGCCAGCGAAGGCGACGCACGCTAA